ACCAGTGGCTGGGAGCCGGGCGACGGACGCAGCCTGTTTCTGGTGGGCGATCCCATGCAGTCCATTTACCGTTTCCGCAAAGCGGAAGTCGGTTTGTTCCTGCAAGTCTGGCAAGCTCGACGACTGGGCGAGGTTGAGCTGGAACCACTGAATCTGAGCAACAACTTCCGTTCGCATCCGCGCTTGGTGGAATGGGTGAACCAGGTGGGGGCGCAACTGTTTCCGGCTCGCCCCGACCCGGATTTGGGGATGGTCACTTACGAACACTCGACGGCTTTCAAACCTGATATACCCGAGTGGGCTGTGCATTTTCACCCCTGCTGGCACTTTCGCGTTGCGCGGGGTGAGGATGCCATGCCGTCTCAGCAGGCGGCTCAAGAGCGTGCGGTACAAGAGGCCGTTCAGTGTGCCGCGCAGGCCCTGGAACGCTACCAGGATAGCGAGCATCCGGTGGCCATTTTGGTGCGGGCACGCTCACATTTGCACGGCCTGGTGCGCAAGCTGGGGGAGCAGGGCATTCCCTGTCGTGCCGTGGAGCTGGAGCCTTTGCAACAGCGCCCCGTGGTGGCGGACCTGGTGCAATTGGTGCGTGCCTTGGCACATCCGGCCGATCGCCTGGCCTGGCTATCCGTCTTGCGCTCGCCGCTGATCGGCTTGCGTCTGGAGAGTTTGCATCGCCTGTGTGCGCTGTATCCCACGCAGACCTTGGCAGAGCTGAGTTCTGGCCTCAGTGCCAGCCCCGTCATGCACGGTGAGCTCCAGCAGGCCCAGGCGCAAACGGGTCGACAGGAGCTCCCATCTGACGGCGGTAACGCTGTTACTGCCCGCCCGGAGCGTTTTTCTCATCCTTCACGTTTTCAGGACTGGGACGCGGACGAGCGTGCGCGTCTTTTATTTGCCTGCCAGATCTTGCTGGACAGGGGCAATCGCAGTGGCTTGATGCCCTTTGCGGCTTGGGTGCAGGAATGCTGGACGCGTCTGGGCGGGCCGCAAGTCTATCCAAGTCTGGCCGATCAGGCCGACGCTGAGCAAGTGTTGCGTTTGCTGGAAGAGCTGTGCCCTTATGGCCCGCCCGATCAGCAGCAGTTTCAGGCCCGTGTCGAGTCGTTGTACGCCACCCCACAAGGCACGGGTAAGGCAGTGGAGGTGATGACGATTCACAAATCCAAGGGTCTGGAGTTTGAAACAGTGATCTTGTTTGGGCTGCACAAGCAGTCGGCCAACGATTCCGAACCCTTGATTCGCCTCGAACACAGTGCCGACCGTCTGATCTTGGGGCCTATCAGCCACAAGGGCAGCGAGCAGCGCGATCCCGTGTCTCAATTTCTGGCCGCGCGAGAGCGTATACGGGCCGAGCAGGAAAGTCATCGCCTCCTGTATGTGGCGCTGACACGCGCCCGTCAAGAGCTGCATTTATTTGGTGAGCTGAGCATTACCCAGGACAAGGGGCTGCGTGAACCGGATGGCCGCTCTTTGCTCAGTCGCCTCTGGCCTGTGCTGCAGCAGCCGCAGGCTCCTGTGTGGCAAGCCGAGCAGGGCAGCCAGCACGAGGAGCCCGGGCAAGGCCCTGCTGCACTCTTGCAGCGTGTGGTGAGCCTGCCCGCCGCGCCGCCCGAGCAGTTGCAGACTGCCAGTTCGTCATATCAAAGCTGGCAGTGGTCTCTGGATACGACTCATGAAAAAGCCATTGGTACGGTTGCCCACGACTGGCTGGAAAAGCTGGGCCGTGAAGGTCTGGACCCGTGGCCGGTAGAACGTTTGCAGCAAAGCCGCACAGTGATGCGTCGGCAGTTGTTGCGGGCCGGGGTGCCTTCGACCTATCTGGATGAGGCTGCCCAATCTCTGTTTGAAGCGATTATCGCAACGGTACAAACCGAGCGTGGCCGCTGGTTGCTGGGTGTCAGCCGGGCTTACCGGGAATGGTCCTTGCTGGACGTCAGTGGCCGGGTGTCGATTATCGACTTGGCCATCTCGCAGGAGGATCACTGGCTGGTGGTGGATTACAAGACCGGGCGACCTGCCGAGCATGAAAGCCTGGACGATTTCAAGGCCCGGATGCTGGATCGCTATGCACCACAATTGCAGCGTTATTGCGAACAGGTGCAGGCCCTGGACGGGCGTCCCGCGCAGGCTGCGCTTTATTTCCCGCGGGCTGATCTGTGGCTGCCATATTAATGCTACACTACTTGTCGGCGGGCCCCTCCGCATGGTTCGGCGGTGAATCTGG
This genomic interval from Alcaligenes ammonioxydans contains the following:
- a CDS encoding UvrD-helicase domain-containing protein, with product MLTVPSDSAARARALDPDSSFLVQAPAGSGKTELLTDRILALLARVQRPEEIVAITFTRKAAAEMHARVLEKLAAAHQERPSEPYRVRSWELARAAMQRNQEQQWDLLAYPARLSIRTIDSLCAHLVRAMPWITGLGGVPAITDKAQEHYEAAAWATLEMAESVPSVARFLEHMDVNLLQAQALLASMLASRDQWLPAVGQGGDVAFLQDSLREVVEQQLQQLSDALPPGWAQTLAPVACFAASNLEAGDVLALADWQGDPLAPVMEDVPRWRGLAALLLTETGSLRKSLTVRNGFPPKTAQKEILTEWLGNCLGTEPWIARLASARLLPEQYSAQQQEVLANLIQVLWLAAAQLKLRFAEKAEVDFTEIAQRALQALGDADEPGELLLRMDRSIRHLLVDEFQDTSQSQVQLLERLTSGWEPGDGRSLFLVGDPMQSIYRFRKAEVGLFLQVWQARRLGEVELEPLNLSNNFRSHPRLVEWVNQVGAQLFPARPDPDLGMVTYEHSTAFKPDIPEWAVHFHPCWHFRVARGEDAMPSQQAAQERAVQEAVQCAAQALERYQDSEHPVAILVRARSHLHGLVRKLGEQGIPCRAVELEPLQQRPVVADLVQLVRALAHPADRLAWLSVLRSPLIGLRLESLHRLCALYPTQTLAELSSGLSASPVMHGELQQAQAQTGRQELPSDGGNAVTARPERFSHPSRFQDWDADERARLLFACQILLDRGNRSGLMPFAAWVQECWTRLGGPQVYPSLADQADAEQVLRLLEELCPYGPPDQQQFQARVESLYATPQGTGKAVEVMTIHKSKGLEFETVILFGLHKQSANDSEPLIRLEHSADRLILGPISHKGSEQRDPVSQFLAARERIRAEQESHRLLYVALTRARQELHLFGELSITQDKGLREPDGRSLLSRLWPVLQQPQAPVWQAEQGSQHEEPGQGPAALLQRVVSLPAAPPEQLQTASSSYQSWQWSLDTTHEKAIGTVAHDWLEKLGREGLDPWPVERLQQSRTVMRRQLLRAGVPSTYLDEAAQSLFEAIIATVQTERGRWLLGVSRAYREWSLLDVSGRVSIIDLAISQEDHWLVVDYKTGRPAEHESLDDFKARMLDRYAPQLQRYCEQVQALDGRPAQAALYFPRADLWLPY